A window of Fusarium oxysporum Fo47 chromosome II, complete sequence genomic DNA:
TACCTTGAACCATGTATCGTCGTCATTCTCGCCCTTTCGGTTACTAGCAAAAGCAGCCAGCTCCGCAGCATATTCCCTCCTATCCTCATCCGTTACGTCTTCGCACCAGTCTAGACCAAGAGTTTTGACAAAGGCAGATCGCTCGGCGAGATCGTCATCATTGAGTCGCAGGCGGAAAAGCATTGTCTCGACACGTGTGAATCGACGGCGCAGATCTTCAGTAGACGAGAACGCAAGTCGGAGGATGAAATGGCTGTAGTGGTCTTTTTGGCGTTGCTCGAAGATCTTCTTGGAGCCTGAGCTGTTGGCCTCGAGGTGAAGGTGCTTCTTGAGGATGGGCTTCATGTGTGTTGCAGTCTCGGCAGGTGTCTTGTTGCGGAATGAGCATGCTTCAAGTTCGGCGAGAACTACCGAGTATTAGATATACCCATCATTACAGTCTTCTGCGGCCTACCTCGAAGTCGGTCGATGGCCCATTGCTCAAACTGCTCGAGGGTGATATCCGCAGTGGGAGGATCTGTGTAAAAGTTGAGACGATGAGGGTAGTCGAGATCTTTGTATGTAGGCGCAGCGAACTGTTTCTTGCGATGGTCGACGACATTTCGCCTCTTGGGGTCAATTCGGTTAAAGTCTTGCCGCAACATGATTTCTTTGTCTCTGGAATATCTGTATCGAAAGAGTGGAAATTGGACGAGGAGTGGAATTGGCTAGCAAAAGGCATGAGGCGGGAGACGCGACTTTACGCGTCTGGCGTCGCGGGGTGGGCCAGGCAATTAAAGGCATGTGGCCCAATCAGAAGCGCGTAAGGTGTTCCCCAGGTGATTTTCGCGTGCAAGCCCACAATGTACTTGGCTCCATATCAGACAGTGCaattagttaataaagaaagaaagaaagaaggctTTGTTCTTAAGTCAACAAGAGTGTCCAAAcatttaattaatattagaaTGAATAGGTCATTCAAAATCATATCTAACGCGACAACGGACGCGATTTTCCATCCAAATGTCCTGTCATCATGCATTTCAAGAGGTAGTCGATGACCTCAGTCGGAGCTATTGTTCCAGTTCCCCATCATTCGCAAGTGAAGCTCTCATTCCTATCAACAACATTTCTTCACATATCGTGCCAATAAGTCCTGTCCATAGCTTGACCCATGCCAGTTCAACTCAGAAGTAGGCCTGGAGCATCGGGTCCGAGAGTCTGTTGCTCTACAACTGCATTCAGAGTTCCTTCAACAGTGTGTACGAGCCTCAACCAACCATTCTGCATTGGCAACTCACCCTTTTAGATCAGTACTGGAAGTAGCTCAGACTCAGCTCTGCTATTTAAACTGCCGCCTGAGGTTCTTACCATGATCTTCGACCAAGCGCCACAGGTGGACAAGATCATGTTAGCGATGACCTGCAAAAGTTTACTCGCCACTTCGCGGCTGTGCGGCCTTTCTGTACCTCTCCGTGAATCGCACATGGCCACTTGGACTAGGCCTGACTCTTCTCGCTTTGTAGCTTCGTGCTCATGTTTGAGCATGGGCGATTTACTCCGAAGGTTTCGGCCAAGAGATGCGCGTGGTCGACCAAGTCGGGCGTGGAGTTGGTGCTTGGACTGCTGTAGGTACCTCCCGACAAGACGAGGATGGTGGGAACGTCGGATGAAAAGAGATCATACTACGATATCACAGGATTACATGCCAAATCGTGAACCTAGTATTGATTGGTTCAGTCGCGGACTCAAACAGCAGTGCCCTATTTGTTACCTGGAAGACGTCCAATAGTATCAACACTTAGGTTTCGAGAACGGAAGTATGAAGATGATATAGACAAGTACATACTTTTGGCGGGCATTTCTTATGATCCTCTAACTTTAATTTTCAGAAAAATAAACgaacttgaagatcttgcgaTCAGAAATTACTTTTAACGTTCTCTCACTTATGCATTCCTAATACAAACACTACAAATCCTCAACTACGAGATACAACACCATAAATATCTAGATATTGTGTCCAGAAAACTGAATCAATTAAAACTGTTGCGTACTGGAATGGTGTTGAACGGGTTCATGGGCCTTGGGCAATTAGTGAACATACGTCTCATGAATGCCATGGAACTGACGATACCCTCATGATACAGAACTTCCTTTCGCCTCCGTGAACATCCATTGACTTTCATAAACTCGTACATCCTCTTAAATAGCATTATGCGCTCATTCTAAACTTTTAAAAATGTTCATTGAGTCCTTGATCCGATTTTCCCTGGCCTATGTATTTACCATTTCCCCCTTCCCTTGACAGACCTTGGAACATACTCATTCCATATTTGTACAACCAGACTTGTACATGACCTGCCATCACTAAGATCATCTAGCATAACACACCCCCGTTTCTGCACTTGATCTTTATTCCTGTATGAAGCTCGGCATCACTTGGTCTTTCCCTTTCCACATAATGAACAGGCATCAGTGTCCCTTACACGAGCCTCCCCAGGAGTCTCCAGATGGCTCAAGCCCCATGAGCTTATTTCCACAGATGCCCCTACGGGACTTGGATTCCGAAATAGAGAATATCGAAAAATTCTTCTTACTGGGCCTCAGTCAGCCGGCACAAGAAAGAGATGGCTTGAAGGAACTGGAAGCTTACTTCAAGGAAAGCGCGAAGATAGGCGACCTATAGGCTCTTCAGACATTGACCAACCCTCACTTACAGCCACCAGATATCAAGATTCTCCACAGCATCGATTTCATCCAGAACGAACTTTCTCTTGCGTCTCAAGAGATCAGCGGCTATTACCAGTCACTGATTCAGCGCACCCAACCGGGGCCTCATGACTTCCACTCTTCCCCATACCCCCAAATGCCAACGGACAAGATTGTCGATTACACAGAGAGCTACAGGCTTCGATATAACTCAGCACGGAACTTCATCAAGCGAATTAAGCTAGTATGTCGGAGGTTACAGAAATTCCTTACAAAAGAACCCAGTGTGACGGGTTGTGAAAAGCATCGCCTTAGAACAACCCAGGGACTTTTCCGGCATCCAAAGGTTGTTTTAGGGAATGGCCTCCATTACCTGAGGCTTACCGGGACGAATTATCAACCACTTGATTTGATCTCAGCCTTTTCCGCTCTCATAGTGGCGTCTAGCTTGATCCATCAGGCGCCAGGCCAAGTCAAAGAGCTGGAACAGAAGTAAGTGTTGCTTAATTTTCGCCATTCGGCATTACTGACCGTATTTAGGTTCAATGAAGATCTTGGTCGATGGAAAACCTTGAGTGCCCAGAACCAACCAGACCCATTTGGCTTGTTCCAAGAGGTCGTTGGTGCCGCATTTGCCCTCAAGTCCTTCCCAAGGGCGCAGCCCTTGTCCGTGCCAGGAAACGAAGGGCTTCCTCCTCGGGTTGCAAACATGCACCCGTTCAACCCCAACGTGTTTGCGCAACTGCAATATGTTGCCTTCGATTTCTTCCTTCAAGCGTCCTCCGGGAAGTCTTCCATGCCATGCCTCTGTCGATACTTAGACTAAAAATGACATAGCTATTCAAGAAATTTATGATCAAGGTCCGGATCTGGATGCATCCGAAAACAAAATAGACAATTTATTTGGGGCTAGCGAGGATCATCAAGCTCCAGACCAGCACGACTCTGGCATTAGCATGGGCACTTCTGTTGAAGACAGCATGTACTATCAGATGCCAGATGAGGGCGCCGACGATCCCTGGGCTCCGGTTATGCAGTAAGATGCCCACCTCGGATCCTAATCAGGACACCATGGGTTTCTTTGTAGAGTTGTAGGATATCGGGGAGGTTTTGTCAGGCTCTATCTTGACGGAGTTGTTTTGGGTGTAAGGCCAAGTCTACGACTACATGCGTTCACGAGTTTTATGAGAAGAGTTGTGCATATGTGATCCCAATTTGGGACAAACGCGAGTGTATTTTTTGTATCTTCTTTTTTAGGATTGGTAATGATCATGGGTTGCATAAGGGTATAGAGGTTCATTTTTGTTTTGGTGCCGGTGAATGAATTTCGGGAGTACGTACCGCAACAAATATACATTGTTTTACTGCATAATTCTCTGAGTGCAATTGTATAACCCATACCTCTACAGTGCCATGTTCGTCATCGCTAGGCCCAGATCAAATCATTGTCAACCATCTATGTCAACCAAGATTGAGCTTTGTTAGAACTGTCTAGATGCTTGTTGACGTAGGTAGTTTGTTGCAAGACATCCTGCTCTTCAGGCCTCCACTTACAAAGCACCCTCTGTCTACCTATCTTTCTCCGTAATCAGCTAGATGGAGGCAGTGATTGCCAGATCTAGACCACACGGCCGAGGGCTGAGGTGGGTGTCGGTCTCTGATGAATGCGACGGGAGGGAGCAACGGCTGCTAGAGCGCCTCTCGCTCCCGAAGAAGTGGAGATAGCCGGGCGCTTATGGGGCATGTTTACAGGGGCGGGCGGTGGCTTTCATTTCTGTAGGGCTGAAGAGATGAAACCAACAAATGTAACATGAAGGTCAAAAGACTGGCATAATTAACGATGGTGATAATAAATGCGTGTTTGGGTTTTATGAATGAGAAAATTAGACAAACTAAGAGTGAGCCGATGGATAAGCATAAGACACCGGGGCTAAGATTATCGCAAGGCATACTCGCATCATCCATCGAGGTATCCCATGACTTGTGACTCTGTGTTCCCTACGACATGGATGACTCGAGAAAACGGCCCCCACCCTAGAAACGCATTTGACATGGATAACACATTAGCACATATGTAAGGTGAGATATCGCTAAGTTTTGGGAGGGGAAGATACCGCGTTGAAGCCGTCTTACCTACTCTCACTGGCCCTACGGGGCTGGGCGGAATGGAACGGACTGGGGTGATCCCTCAAGGCTGCCTCATCCAATCTGTGCCGTGCCGCGCTGATGAGAGGGGATTGACTGACAGGGTTTGGGCCTAAATATGTCAAACCTTGAACATTGATTAATTACCTTGAATCCATTCCTACTCGTTttgcttcatcttcacctttAATGTGACGTCTTTCCTCATTCCCTCTCCCATCAACTTTCATATGGGCCCTCGCTCCGTTAACAATTACTCACTCACAACTGCCGCGTCAGCAACACATCCATCAGTCAGCCTTACCACCGCAAAACGTAACCCACCAGAAATGCTATGATGGCTACCTCGAGCGTCTTCTCCGCTCGACGTCGCACGTCACCCGGTGACTCTGACGACACCGATATGAGCTTCCCTCGCTGCGCACCCGGAAGACGTATCCCCAGCTCAGAATGGGAGAAGAAACGCCCGGTAATCACGAAGCTCTACCAGGAAGAGAAGCGCCCGCTCAAAGAGGTCATGGAAGTCCTCGAGCGTGAACATGGCTTCACTGCAACGTGTGTAAACCTCTTTGTCTCTAAAAGTCTTGGGTGTTGACTCTTTTTGCAGTGTCAAGATGTACAAGTCGAGGATTTGGAAGTGGGGTCTTGataagaagctcaagagtgaTGAGGTTCTCGCTATTCTTATCTTGAGGACTGAACGTGAGGCGCAGGGAAAGATATCAGAGTTTACTATACGTGGTCAACCAGTCGATCTGGATAACATCAACAGATACATCCGACGGAATCCGGGACTTGTTGCGCGCTTCAGAGCAGGTGTTGTGCCCAGCATCCAGACGACTCTCGAGGTCCAATGTCGAACACCgtcaccaacaccaagtcaTCACTCGTTACCACCACCGAAGGAGATTTCCAATGTCGAAAAAGTTCTCAATCTATTTAGGGACTACTTCGATACATCTTTCACCAATGGAGCATGGAACCATGAATATAACGGCGACTGTGTCAGCCTAAAGCCGGGTGATCGAAGCGTTGAGCTGTTTGAACGTGTCGTCGCCAGCTTTGGTCTTGTCAACAGGTCAATGATGAGAAAGGACGAGATCTCAATAAGCACTCTCCTCACTCCAGCATTCGAGTCACTCAAGGAGATAATCGCCTCCGAGAGCCCAGTTTTCGCTGTACGCACAGCTTTCCTCTTGTGGTATCTCCATCGATTTCACAAGGAAGACCTTCTTCACATTGTCATGAACTACCTCGCTGGCTTAGTACCTATTGTACTGGGTCATGATCACCCGATGACACGAATCTGGAAAATTATTGGGTCTCAGGACTTCTCCGATCATTACGAACTCTCCACACGACTCTACTCTTCTCTCGTACCTCTCTTTGAGGAGCGAATTGGATTCGCCAATTCCCTAACCACAATTTTATACTGCGACCACATCGATTGTCTTGTCCATCATGGTCAAACAGCAGAGTCACTCAGTGTCGCTACACAATACAGAACCCGGGCAGAAGCCACACAATTACGACATCCTTGGCTCCGCGAACTTGCAATCTTACAAACAGGCATCATGTGCAATGCGAAAACAGCCGAGGGGAAGATCGAAGAGGCAATGCAGTGTCTTCAAACGCTAAAAGATTGGGACCTGAACGAAGAACAACAAGCCGGTATGAACATTCAACTAGGCAACTACAGCTATCAAATGGGTGACTTCTCCTTGGCAATTGACTGCTTCCGTGAAGCGTCACGCCTCATAACCGCCAGCCAAGGCGACGAGAGGATCCACCTCACATGTCTCGCAAACCTTGAGTCTGCACTGCGCAAGAGCGGAGAGGCTGACGAGGCAGCCCAAGTGCATGAGCTACGACTCACACGGCTATCAGAATTTGCCAAGGAGACAGGCACCTTTGCAAATCTGCCTGAATCCTGCGCTGCGGCCGTGAGTCCGGGCGATAGTTACAGCTGGGACGCTCAGCAAGTGTCTGATTGGCACTGGAGTGAGGATGGGCACGGTAGTGCGATGCCTACCTTGGGATTGACATGATGCCTGCAGCATATGCTTACTGAATTGTGTTTCAAGATACAGGGGGGTACTATACGATGTGGAATATGGCGTTGTTTGTATATATTGAGCGAGGATTTTGGGATTTAACGCTTTACGACTTAACATTTTATTACGACGAAGACACCATTAGGCATGAATTCAAGAGACACAGAGGAAAATATCTGCTTGTACTGAAATACAGATGATTGAAAGAAGGATCAGGCTAGAAGACTAGCTGGTGGGCATCTTTGACGAAAGCGGTATCATTTTTCGAGGCCACGACTGGCGACCTCCCGGGGCTGTGTACATCGGTTTAGTTGAAGCGGGACCTGATCATGGATCTTCAAAGACTTGATCCACCTTATAAAAGCTTATTTTATTGTTCTTGACTCTGTCTTTCATGATGTGACTACTCAAGTGTAAAGTGACATCGTGATGTTTTGCGTTGGGGATACGGTCTTGCATTGCAACGAGGCAACAACCTCAACTGTGTGATCAATGAAGCCAGCCTGTCTTGGATAAAAGACCCCTGCATTAGCGGCCATTCAATATTGCTCTTGGGTGCGTTGTTGAGTGCGTTGTGGAATAGGAGGGTTGGGTTGCATACTTGCAGTCTTCATGGGGATGCTTGACGAACAATGCAGGCAGAAAACAAGGCAATGGAGATAGTAGTGAGCTATCATGACAGTTTATCGGTATACCATACAAGTTTAACAGCGATCTTTTTCCAGACCATTGGCTCTGTTCAGTAGCACCTGGACAGTAACAACATGTAGGAGAAGTCTATATGCCAGGAACCATTACCCTCGTTGTCTCCTAGAACTACCTCAAGGGAGACAGAAGCTGTGGTGTCTCTGTTAACGGACAGGAGCTTTCACAGTACTTTATTAAACATGAGTATTCCAGGACAATGATAAGAAAAGGCCGTGATAGAAGCGGCTAGCTTAGTCTATAAGATCTCTTTGCAATGAATTTGTCAACATCAGTTCAACTATCACGTCCGGTATGGTGTAGTGGCTAACATTTCGCGCTCTCATAACCTGAGGGACTAGTACCGCGgagcccagggttcgattccctgtacCGGAGTTTCTCTTTTGCATTTCTTGTAAACGATGCATCACTCTTTTTGCATCCAATTGACCAACCAAGCAAGTGATTATTATTGGCGGGATGAATTAAACAAGTCTGGAAAAGagttaattaatactatttatattttaaaggaggtattaatattaattattaatcCTACCTGACCTATAATCATAAGGAGGTATATATAGCCTCTGctatatttaagtaatataataagctttcCCTTCAAGCCTAGACTTGTGATTTGGCTTTTATGTTTTAAACAGAGGTGCCTCACACACCTGTCCTTGCCTAGATCTTTGGTATCTTGCTTAGTAGGACATCTTAGGCCGTATGCGAAAGTCAGACATTTGTAAGTGCAGTGCAGCAGTGTCTAAGAGCGTATGTAATGAGTGTTATCTTTATGGAATGTCGCCCAGCAAAAACAGTTCTGGGAAACGGTTTCCCTGGCTGGGTACCTCTAACTCACGATAAATGCTGACGTTCAGTACCAAGTTCAACAAACAGATATGTAAGTGACATCGTCCTCTGACGACTGGACACAGAGTGCTTCCAAATTGACCTAAAGCAGTATCCGTAACAACAAAAGGTCTATCCGAAAACGTATTGAACCTTTTCAGAAGGATACCACGGTGTTTCAGCGCCTGGTATAATTTGTCATTACGATGGTCTGTAGAATTAGAGTGTCGCCGCAAGTAAGCCAATAATGTCAGCGGATGGGCCATGTGGTCGAGGCAGAGGATCACATCAAAGGGCAACGACTTTCGGAGGCGTGAAAGAAACTCGAACCGAAAAATGATGGATGGGTGCTCGGTGACGCAAGTGGTCCGAAAGGATCTCCGGCACGGCGCGGCATTCAAGTATGTTCGTTCATAATGCAATCAAGGACTTACTCATTTGAGACGCTTCCTTGGGTGACATCGAAGGCTTTGTTGGCCAGAGTGCACCAAGACTTAGCAAAGCGAACATTGCGTGGAGCTTACTCACAGTGAGTGAGGTGAGGCTAGTATTTTACGGACGCCGAAGGACCGGGAGGGTTTCGGCAGTCGAGACCGGAGGTCCGGAGCGGAGGGATCGGGCGATGACATAGAAGAGCGGTACATGTGACGACTCATGAAGTTACAATTATCGACGTCATGATAAAGCAAAAAGTGACAAGGGGTGAGGGGACCAGTTTGCAATGGAATCAAGGGACGATCGCAGAAATGCGTAGGAATGGAGCGGGTGGGCGATTATAGGGCTCTTAGTGGCCGCCTTGGTGGGCTCTCTGCAGCGGCAGTGGGATAGGGCGGCGTGGCAGCGGGGATTGAGAGTGGAGAGAGTTGGAGAGCTTCCAGAGAGAGAGCCCAGAGAGTGTTTGTATGAGGGAGAGTTTAATGCTTGCCTGTTGATGAAATGTTTGCCTGATACCAGCGTCAATACAAGAGCAAAAGGATCCAATGCAAGTAATGCATAACCGAAAGGTGATACACATAAATCGAAGCCGGCGTTTTTTGTCACTATCGTTACTGCGCGACCATCTGTGTTTCGCTTATGTGAATCCTGGTTCCCTCTCTCGGGATGCCACAAAGAGACAGCAAAGGTCGAGGAAATATGGGGCAATGCATGCAGGTGTAACGAAGCAACACAGCGCCAAACGTTACTTTGCAGATGAACCCCTGTAAGTTAAGTGCAAAGTACTGAAGTGTACTGTATCAGTATCAAATGTTCTGTAATTTGCGTCTGGCCTCTGTCTCAACTAAGTCAATCAGTTAGTTCCCTATCAGATCTGAGCTTGCCTCTTGGAAAAGTTAGATTTGTTTGGTAAACTTAATTGCCCAACTTTATTGAATTACCGTAATTCATCCCCTCGTATAGTCTTTGCTAATTAGTGGAAATAATCACAGAATAATTAGAATACGGAATAATTAATATTGAGGTTCGTGTTATAGTCGTGTAGTCTGTCAGCTGTCAACGCTTGTGCTTGGGCATTCGGCTTATTTGTTGGGTGGTGGTATCTAAGATGTCGTAACGTTaatatcatcaacctccacaCCAATTTCATGAATCATCCATTCATTCCCCATTCTAACACGGGCTGCGTGTCCTTTTTGACCTTCTGTTTCCACCAgatcttttttttttcttatctACGATCAATCTGCATCTTCAATTGAGGGAAATCTTTGACCCTAGGACAAAATCTGCTCCCAGGAAATTACAAGTCCATGCACTCCCGGCTCAGCTCAGCGTGACCTGAATTTCACCACGCCACGCCCAACAACATACCATATCCGTAAAAGTGACCGTATTGCAATATTTGACGTTCCTGCACGAGACCAATTGTCCTGCTTCCCCAGCTCTCGAGTCCGTCTTGGCCACTGCTACAGCTACAGTTACCGTTGCCGCATACTTAAGTAGGTAGCTGTAGCTCCCTGCACCTCATTAAAGGCGCCGTCACCTCAATTGACACCATCGCCTGCACAACATCAACGAACGTCCACGACTTAGCAAAACAAAGTTTACCTGGATCTGATTCAACGCAAACCTAACTTAATCCCAACCTCGAACTCCTCCTTTTCCTCTCGTCTCCAAGCAGAGAGCAGCTCTAGCGATAAGGATTCCATCGTGGCCAAGTAGCTTTGGAAGCGCTCAACGCTGCAGGGGTACCTAAAGCTACTATCGACTTATCACTGTGACGGCCCCAGTTTTCCTCACCCGCCGCCAAAGCTTTGAGCAGAGCCCAGTGGATGAAAGTCCCGCGGTGATTAACAAGGTCAGTTCATCTCAAGAAAGTAGAACTCCTTTCCATTTAGGAAGAGAGATATAAGGGGAAGCGGATTGATTCCGAAAGCGAGTCCAAACGCAAATGGTCGAGAAAAGAACAGAAGACGACACAGCGAGACGAGTTCAGACGGAAGGAGTCACAGAGACGGGACAAACGAGAGACAGGAAGGACCCGCTCCGATCCCCGGTTCCCAATCTCTGGTGCTAGCACCTGCACTTGTGCTAGGCTAGTCCTTGAAGCTAGTGGCAGTCACGCCCTCCAAGTGCGGTGCCCCTCGGAGCGCAAAAAGACCCAAGACATCGGATTAGGAGGCTAAAATAATCAGGTAAGGCAGTCATGAACACCTCCTAGTTTATCACAGACCTTGCCTGAATATTTCTGTCGCCCATGATCAGCTCTTTCAGTTTTCTGACATCCCT
This region includes:
- a CDS encoding uncharacterized protein (expressed protein), which encodes MPVQLRSRPGASGPRVCCSTTAFRVPSTISTGSSSDSALLFKLPPEVLTMIFDQAPQVDKIMLAMTCKSLLATSRLCGLSVPLRESHMATWTRPDSSRFVASCSCLSMGDLLRRFRPRDARGRPSRAWSWCLDCCRYLPTRRGWWERRMKRDHTTISQDYMPNREPSIDWFSRGLKQQCPICYLEDVQ